A genomic region of Planktothrix serta PCC 8927 contains the following coding sequences:
- a CDS encoding GGDEF domain-containing response regulator: MITLLNCKTETNIMIVDDTPDNLRLLAKILETQGYIVRKSLNGRMALQGVQRDPPHLILLDINMPEMNGYEICQQLKASETTAHIPVIFISALERLEDKVRAFELGGVDYITKPFQEQEVLVRVKNQLLIQHQHQQLIEQNQRLEQEIQERLKAEAAVRQLSLTDELTGLYNRRGFFLLAEQQLKIARRTQTSCCVLFADLDGLKKINDTLGHELGDRAIVDAAQILKQTFRDADIVARLGGDEFVLFVPGEENYSTDFKTRLQTNIDGFNQQSNRAYKLSISMGVQPYDVNDNCSLEQWIAKADKLMYEHKYTKYQRNCC, translated from the coding sequence ATGATCACTCTACTCAATTGTAAGACTGAAACGAATATTATGATCGTGGATGATACCCCAGATAATCTGCGATTGTTAGCCAAAATTTTAGAGACTCAAGGTTACATTGTCCGCAAATCTCTCAATGGGAGAATGGCACTTCAAGGGGTTCAGCGTGACCCACCGCATCTGATTTTGCTGGATATTAATATGCCAGAAATGAATGGTTATGAAATCTGCCAACAGTTAAAGGCGTCTGAAACAACGGCTCACATTCCAGTTATTTTTATTAGTGCCCTTGAACGTCTGGAAGATAAAGTACGGGCTTTTGAGTTGGGGGGTGTAGATTATATTACTAAACCGTTTCAAGAACAGGAAGTTTTGGTGCGAGTTAAAAACCAATTATTAATTCAACACCAACATCAACAATTAATTGAACAAAATCAAAGGTTAGAACAGGAAATTCAGGAACGTTTGAAAGCTGAAGCCGCAGTTAGACAGCTATCTTTAACCGATGAATTAACCGGACTGTATAACCGCCGGGGCTTTTTTTTACTCGCAGAACAACAATTAAAAATTGCTCGTCGCACCCAAACCTCCTGCTGTGTTTTGTTCGCTGATTTAGATGGTTTGAAAAAAATTAATGATACCCTCGGACATGAATTGGGAGACAGAGCTATTGTTGATGCCGCCCAAATTCTTAAACAAACTTTTCGGGATGCAGATATTGTGGCGCGACTCGGTGGCGATGAATTTGTTCTATTTGTTCCGGGTGAAGAAAACTATTCAACGGATTTTAAAACTCGGTTACAAACTAATATTGATGGCTTTAATCAACAGTCAAATCGAGCCTATAAACTCTCAATTAGTATGGGTGTACAACCCTACGATGTTAATGATAATTGTTCACTGGAACAATGGATCGCCAAAGCTGATAAACTAATGTATGAACATAAATATACAAAATACCAGAGAAATTGTTGTTAA
- a CDS encoding ATP-binding response regulator, which yields MITTSSPPILSSTIVILSIPILIGSFVPDLFQILFNGSGFIPHGHCFLWKPGLVWMHVSSDILIASAYLSISATLVYFVHKSRQQIPFHWMFLAFGAFIIACGITHIMEVWTLWNPMYWLAGVIKVITALVSVITALALPPLVPQALALIETADLSEQRHQNLQAANQKLETLYDQLKELDHLKTQFFANMSHELRTPLALILGPTEQLLASAELSQKHHQDIQIIERNARLLLKQVNDLLDVSKLAEGQMQLHYSSVDVAHLVRVMAANFDGLAQEQQIDFIVDTPQEVLAEIDVEKMERILLNLLSNAFKFTPTGGKIQCCLSLSEKMDSPWAILKVQDSGIGIAPELRETIFERFRQVDAGLSRQFGGTGLGLAIVKEFVELQGGFVTVEAAPEAGALFSVEFPLRIISEELEVESLTSTSINNHPSVWGEKKIQPWLDELRTLMSNESLSQLSQPEKPLVLVVEDNPTMSQFVCTTLVSEYNTAIAINGEEGLRQALTLRPDLIISDIMMPGMSGDELVKKIRTYPELNITPIVMLTAKTDDESRVQLLREGAQDYLMKPFSVEELRARVSNWIIIKRTRDLLQQELTTQSVDLETLAKELTLRKRELQIALNGLQQQTEELAQANQLKNEFLAIVSHELRTPLNVILGWLYLLRTRSLTPERSEIALETVERNAKALTKLIENLLDISNLLQGKTKINLSSVKLQSVIQSVLKTLEPAAIAKGIHLQIQVDESVDSVIGDPERLQQIVEQLLDNAIKFTPQGGEVTIDLKSNLTQACIQVTDTGQGIPQEALPSIFESFRQVDSSMTRKYGGLGLGLAIVKQLVTLQQGTVQAESEGEGKGATFTVTLPLKNPSYLASFNSNN from the coding sequence ATGATCACAACTTCATCCCCTCCTATTCTTTCAAGTACCATCGTTATTCTATCGATTCCCATTCTAATTGGGAGTTTTGTACCCGACCTGTTTCAAATTCTATTTAATGGGTCTGGTTTTATTCCGCATGGTCATTGTTTTTTATGGAAACCTGGACTGGTATGGATGCACGTCAGTTCTGATATTCTGATTGCTTCGGCTTATCTTTCCATTTCCGCCACGCTAGTTTATTTTGTCCATAAATCTCGTCAACAAATTCCCTTTCATTGGATGTTCTTAGCATTTGGAGCCTTTATTATTGCTTGTGGAATTACCCATATTATGGAGGTATGGACGCTATGGAATCCGATGTATTGGTTGGCTGGAGTAATCAAAGTGATTACGGCGTTGGTGTCAGTGATCACGGCTTTGGCATTACCCCCTTTAGTTCCCCAAGCGTTAGCTTTAATTGAAACAGCAGATTTGTCAGAACAACGTCATCAAAATTTACAAGCAGCAAATCAAAAATTAGAAACTCTTTATGATCAACTCAAAGAATTAGATCACCTCAAAACTCAATTTTTTGCCAATATGAGTCACGAGCTTCGGACTCCTTTGGCGTTAATTTTGGGGCCGACAGAACAGTTATTAGCATCAGCAGAACTTTCTCAAAAACACCATCAAGACATCCAAATTATTGAACGAAATGCCCGTTTATTACTCAAACAAGTCAACGATTTATTAGATGTCTCAAAATTAGCAGAAGGTCAGATGCAGCTTCATTATAGTTCTGTGGATGTTGCCCATTTAGTTAGGGTGATGGCAGCGAATTTTGATGGACTAGCACAGGAACAACAGATCGATTTTATTGTAGATACGCCACAGGAAGTTCTGGCAGAAATCGATGTAGAAAAAATGGAACGAATTTTATTAAATTTGCTTTCAAATGCTTTCAAATTCACACCAACAGGAGGAAAAATTCAATGTTGTTTATCTCTATCGGAAAAAATGGATTCTCCTTGGGCAATTCTCAAGGTTCAAGATAGTGGAATTGGGATTGCTCCTGAACTCCGGGAGACAATTTTTGAACGGTTTCGTCAAGTAGATGCGGGGTTAAGTCGGCAGTTTGGAGGCACAGGATTAGGATTAGCAATTGTTAAAGAATTTGTGGAACTTCAAGGCGGTTTTGTTACCGTTGAAGCAGCACCAGAAGCCGGAGCTTTATTTTCGGTAGAATTTCCATTAAGAATCATTTCTGAGGAGCTTGAAGTTGAATCTTTAACGTCTACTAGCATCAACAATCATCCCTCAGTTTGGGGTGAAAAGAAAATTCAACCTTGGTTAGATGAACTGCGAACCTTGATGTCTAATGAGTCTTTATCCCAACTTTCCCAACCGGAAAAACCTCTAGTATTAGTGGTAGAAGATAATCCCACGATGAGTCAGTTTGTCTGCACAACTTTGGTATCAGAATATAACACAGCAATTGCGATTAATGGAGAAGAAGGTTTGCGGCAAGCACTCACCCTTCGTCCTGATTTAATTATTAGTGATATTATGATGCCGGGAATGAGTGGGGATGAACTGGTGAAAAAAATCCGCACTTATCCAGAATTGAATATTACTCCCATTGTGATGTTAACCGCTAAAACCGATGATGAATCACGAGTACAATTGTTGCGGGAGGGAGCGCAAGATTATTTGATGAAACCCTTTTCTGTAGAAGAATTACGAGCTAGGGTCAGTAATTGGATTATCATCAAACGAACTAGAGATTTATTACAGCAGGAATTAACGACTCAAAGCGTTGATTTAGAAACCTTAGCCAAGGAATTAACCTTAAGAAAACGAGAATTACAAATTGCGTTAAATGGACTCCAGCAACAAACTGAAGAATTAGCTCAAGCCAATCAATTAAAGAATGAATTTTTAGCAATTGTTTCCCATGAATTAAGAACGCCTTTAAATGTGATTCTCGGTTGGTTATATCTCCTGCGTACCCGTTCTTTAACTCCTGAACGCTCTGAAATTGCTTTAGAAACAGTGGAACGCAATGCTAAAGCCTTGACAAAATTAATTGAAAACTTGTTAGATATTTCTAATTTGTTGCAGGGTAAAACCAAGATTAATTTAAGTTCAGTCAAGTTACAGTCGGTGATTCAATCGGTTTTAAAAACCCTAGAACCTGCGGCGATCGCTAAAGGAATTCACTTACAAATTCAAGTGGATGAATCTGTTGATAGTGTGATTGGAGATCCAGAACGATTACAACAAATTGTGGAGCAGCTTTTAGATAATGCGATTAAATTTACACCCCAGGGAGGAGAAGTTACAATTGATTTAAAATCGAATCTGACTCAAGCGTGTATTCAAGTTACGGATACGGGTCAAGGCATCCCCCAAGAAGCCTTACCTTCTATTTTTGAATCTTTTCGGCAAGTCGATAGTTCAATGACCCGGAAGTATGGAGGATTAGGATTAGGATTAGCGATCGTTAAACAGTTAGTTACACTACAGCAAGGAACTGTTCAAGCTGAAAGTGAGGGTGAGGGAAAAGGAGCCACTTTTACCGTTACATTACCCTTAAAAAACCCCTCCTATCTTGCCTCTTTTAATTCCAACAATTAG
- a CDS encoding DUF7734 family protein has protein sequence MIVHRLEQYTIKHPQEVLIVKIEINGEPDEIAIFKGFSSSLMRPTAFDPDIPVLPDTAKIIEIDRLFSPYNPTEPRYIQQGLTWDMMQLLLVETEN, from the coding sequence ATGATTGTACATCGCTTAGAACAATATACAATAAAACATCCTCAAGAAGTTTTAATTGTTAAAATTGAAATCAATGGAGAACCTGATGAAATTGCTATTTTTAAAGGATTTTCCAGTTCCTTAATGCGTCCTACCGCTTTTGATCCTGATATTCCTGTTCTTCCTGATACCGCTAAAATTATTGAAATTGATCGTCTATTCAGTCCTTATAATCCCACCGAACCCCGTTATATTCAACAGGGATTAACCTGGGACATGATGCAATTGTTATTGGTCGAAACAGAAAATTGA
- a CDS encoding DUF1802 family protein → METQTYHALKEWNIAIQALQQGETIMLLRKGGIREQGGKFKVDQEKILLYPTFEHQQSSLLKPEYANLVQPVPSGWHSETVKISSFAEITDILSWNNSQQESLIHSLKNFHIWNEIFVRDRLQFKPQQPLYILLLRTYKLSQVYNIPYHPSYGGCRSWIKLQEPISLENRIPVLTQEDYDQQVSTIAQILQSS, encoded by the coding sequence ATGGAAACTCAAACTTATCATGCGCTGAAAGAATGGAATATTGCGATTCAAGCCTTACAACAGGGTGAAACTATTATGTTATTGAGAAAAGGCGGAATTCGAGAACAAGGGGGAAAATTTAAGGTTGATCAGGAAAAAATTCTACTTTATCCGACCTTTGAACATCAACAATCCAGTTTATTAAAACCCGAATATGCTAATCTTGTGCAACCTGTTCCTTCCGGTTGGCATTCTGAAACTGTTAAAATTAGTAGTTTTGCTGAAATTACTGATATTTTATCATGGAATAATTCTCAACAGGAATCTTTAATCCATTCTTTAAAAAACTTTCATATTTGGAATGAAATTTTTGTGCGCGATCGCCTTCAATTTAAACCCCAACAACCCCTTTATATTTTATTACTGAGAACCTATAAACTCTCTCAAGTTTATAACATTCCTTATCATCCTAGTTATGGAGGATGTCGGTCTTGGATTAAGTTACAAGAACCAATTTCATTAGAAAATAGGATTCCTGTGTTAACGCAAGAAGACTACGATCAACAAGTATCAACAATTGCTCAAATTCTTCAATCCTCGTAG
- a CDS encoding dynamin family protein: MSKQLDKIFDEVEFKAQQLGKYWNNFATEISEHLPDSYQPEMQELSIKLEEALNNLINKLRYPTLTLATTGTTSSGKSTLVNLLCGAEIVPVAVSEMSAGAVTIEYNPEKSLIIHETPGALWECGEWKGITEDQIYQRLYQVMISYIDNREKQPNLACPQSTIFYPFRLLKESQLQLPQGTRVKILDLPGLSYVGDQENAKVIKQCREALCIVTYNSAETDAQKVKSLLQEVVQQVKDLGGSPARMLFILNRIDVFRADKEWPETENRFIKNTIYSIKNELTDHLTEYTQYIENLQVVKLSTWPALLALQIQNNDDVFSAEACRIAKNFPRLIEDVLDDLPGNVQKWSRHDRIRVSEALWQKSYAEEFQQNLKEHITQHFPQLVIPQAIEQFNVAAGNAVAEWATQTTTAILNSSEKEYKQECENILYIRLAIEQFLEENDKNLRKPFEEIDTEIKKIFAGQSKNDALYQLQITISKINEKKPYNELGNKLRPLFGWRQELKKGINQVLEAVGTSLDSGRVNLDNPNLKRASFSHIKPLENNLKRLIGLKYTASIAKNGETIQAKTDDDKKKLSQLNQELNELSIHLNHVMEDVLNKISSQEIERIYEAVVELLNCHLSHLEKGVNDIAPNIIIRFPESQLNQVKRELLFRLNFESGFSIKKETWKEETRSFLHWLWLIPKSETRSSDNATIPSTEQLLKNWNDQLQLAEPEIIKEMISWLLEQIDYLNKDVKKIQNDIFDRYQTRLDKAHQEITLDYEKQKNVWQPMERKAQGLAEEFTILGKLLRKED, translated from the coding sequence ATGAGTAAACAATTAGACAAAATTTTTGATGAAGTAGAATTCAAAGCTCAACAGCTTGGTAAATACTGGAATAATTTTGCTACAGAAATTTCTGAACATTTACCAGATTCATATCAGCCAGAAATGCAAGAACTCTCTATTAAATTAGAGGAAGCTTTAAATAATTTAATTAATAAACTTCGTTATCCGACTTTGACTCTGGCAACAACAGGAACCACCAGTAGCGGTAAAAGCACTTTGGTAAATTTGTTATGTGGTGCAGAAATTGTTCCCGTAGCCGTCAGTGAAATGAGTGCAGGAGCCGTTACTATTGAATATAACCCAGAAAAGTCTTTAATTATCCATGAAACACCGGGCGCATTGTGGGAATGTGGAGAATGGAAAGGGATTACTGAAGATCAAATTTATCAGCGCTTATATCAAGTGATGATCAGTTATATTGATAATAGAGAAAAACAACCGAATTTAGCTTGTCCACAATCTACAATTTTTTACCCTTTTCGGCTTTTAAAAGAATCTCAACTACAACTACCACAAGGAACAAGAGTTAAAATTCTGGATTTACCCGGTTTGTCTTATGTGGGTGATCAAGAGAACGCCAAAGTTATTAAACAGTGCCGAGAGGCATTGTGCATAGTAACATACAATAGTGCAGAAACCGATGCACAGAAAGTAAAAAGCTTACTGCAAGAAGTTGTACAGCAGGTAAAAGATTTAGGAGGTTCCCCTGCGCGGATGTTGTTTATTTTGAATCGTATTGATGTTTTTCGAGCCGATAAAGAATGGCCAGAAACAGAAAATCGCTTTATTAAAAATACTATCTACAGTATTAAAAATGAGTTGACTGATCACTTAACAGAATATACACAATATATTGAGAATTTACAGGTTGTCAAACTAAGTACATGGCCTGCTTTACTAGCCCTTCAGATCCAAAATAATGATGATGTTTTCAGTGCTGAAGCGTGTAGAATAGCCAAGAATTTTCCCAGATTAATTGAAGATGTATTAGATGACTTGCCCGGTAATGTACAAAAATGGTCTAGGCATGATCGAATCAGAGTTTCTGAAGCATTATGGCAAAAATCTTATGCAGAGGAGTTTCAACAGAACTTAAAGGAACATATTACTCAACACTTTCCCCAGTTAGTAATACCGCAAGCTATAGAACAGTTTAATGTAGCTGCTGGAAATGCTGTAGCAGAGTGGGCTACCCAAACAACAACAGCTATTCTTAATAGTTCGGAAAAAGAATACAAACAGGAATGTGAAAATATATTATATATTAGGTTAGCGATTGAGCAATTTCTGGAAGAGAACGATAAAAATCTGAGAAAGCCATTTGAAGAGATAGATACGGAAATCAAAAAAATTTTTGCAGGTCAATCAAAAAATGATGCTTTGTACCAACTTCAAATCACCATTTCAAAAATTAATGAAAAAAAACCCTATAATGAATTAGGAAATAAATTAAGGCCTCTTTTTGGATGGCGGCAAGAATTAAAAAAAGGGATAAACCAAGTTTTAGAAGCAGTAGGAACGTCTTTAGATAGTGGAAGAGTAAACTTAGACAATCCTAACCTAAAAAGAGCAAGCTTTTCCCATATCAAGCCCCTAGAAAATAACTTGAAACGGCTAATAGGTTTAAAATATACAGCTTCTATTGCTAAAAATGGTGAAACAATACAAGCTAAAACAGATGATGATAAAAAGAAACTTTCCCAACTCAATCAAGAGTTAAATGAATTATCTATCCATCTTAATCATGTTATGGAGGATGTATTAAACAAAATTTCTAGTCAAGAAATAGAGAGAATTTATGAGGCAGTTGTTGAGCTTTTGAATTGCCATTTATCCCATTTAGAAAAAGGTGTTAATGATATTGCACCCAACATAATAATCAGGTTTCCTGAGTCTCAGCTAAACCAAGTTAAAAGAGAACTTTTATTTAGGTTAAACTTTGAATCTGGGTTTTCAATTAAAAAAGAAACTTGGAAGGAAGAAACTAGAAGTTTTTTGCACTGGTTGTGGTTGATCCCAAAATCCGAAACACGCTCTAGTGATAATGCTACAATTCCCAGCACTGAACAGCTTCTTAAAAACTGGAATGATCAGCTACAACTAGCTGAACCAGAGATCATTAAAGAAATGATCAGTTGGTTGCTCGAACAAATTGATTATCTCAACAAAGATGTCAAGAAAATTCAAAATGATATTTTTGACCGTTATCAGACTAGACTAGATAAAGCTCACCAAGAAATTACTTTAGATTATGAAAAGCAAAAAAACGTTTGGCAACCGATGGAACGCAAAGCCCAAGGATTAGCAGAGGAATTTACTATTTTAGGAAAACTATTGAGAAAGGAGGATTAA